In Coffea eugenioides isolate CCC68of chromosome 4, Ceug_1.0, whole genome shotgun sequence, the genomic stretch TCCTTGATGGTCGTTACAAGAAACTTGGATACGGTAAGACTTTCTATTTATTTTACCTTTCTTGACCTGATGTGTTTAAGAGCTGTATCAAGCTGATGTTCCAAATTCTGAAGCTCTCTGAGACTTAAATTGTCAAGGTCTTCTCCCATATAGTGCCTACAGATGTCAAGAGGAAAATAATGCATTTGAACTTCTCTCATTGAAAAAATTGTCTTTCAAATAAACGGAAATTTTGTCGATTCCTTTTTTTCTACCTTTGGTTTCTTTGTAGAACTTCAATCCTGGCCTTGAGTTTTGCATGTTCCAGACTCCAGCAGCCCTACAAAATGTTTTAAGTGCTTTGACCATTAGTCCCATCTCCTTAAGAAGATCTAGTTAAGGGAGAcatttgttgtgtgaagtttctTCAGTCGGGTACTAGTCGTAAACCTGTGACTCGATTTCTGCACCCCCAAGCTGTCTTTCTGCATAGGAATACCTTTCATACCTCTCAAGGATCCTTTCCATGCTGTTAgagaagaaaattttgttaaGCTATCAATAGGAAATAAATGTTCCAGTCACTTTCTAGATCGTCTAGCACTAAAATGTCAAGTGAAGAAATGCCCAAGATACTTTTGATAGACATGTCCATCTATACTCCATGTGACAAAGCCTATCTCTTGGATTTCTGCTAATGAGAGATGAAATAATTTGACTAGCAGCATTTGtattaaattttttgtttctttttttttttccagtgaAAGAATAGCAAGGTTCAAGCTGGAAGGGAGAATGAGCTGGATAAGAATGACCTGTTGTTAGATGATGAAGAAATTTAAACACACTGACAACAACAAATCCTCCAAACACCAACAACTTCTGTAACACATTAGGTTACCCGAACTCTTCATTTTGCCCTGCTATATTTGTGTATGAGTCCTCCTTTTGCACTAAAGTTAGCCGTGTCAGTGAGACTCCTGTACTGAGTCCAATAACATAGCTAACAAGCTGAAgattttattttcactttaaaggATATAGGTCTCTCAAGAGATGCTGCTACTTTTCTTTGAAGGGAGACGCTTGTTGGTTTTAATAGCAATCACGAGAATCCTAAACAACTCAATTTGATGTTTTTGTTTCTAGATGCATCCTATTTAAAGTTGCTTATTAAAAAGATAATGGCTCTTTGAACGATTTCTTAAGGAAAACTGTAAAAACCTGAACAAAGTTTAGCAAAACAGACTTCATAACTCACATATATGTCAATCTCTTAGTATGCCACTTACAAGAACCAATTGACATCAGTacaaaaattacacaaattGACAAACCTGTCTCAAAATTAGGTCTTTCATTAGTTTTAAGCTGCTTATTCGGGAACATTTGCGTCATAATCTAAAAAATCTAGAACTTCATTAAAGCCAATGCTCAGGATTCCTCAGTTTTGTCGCATTGTTGTGGTCAATGCTGATGCATCATTGTGATGGAGCTTCATACATAGGACAAACATATTTTGACTAATATGCCAAGAAGGAGTTTTCAATTTGTTTTCTAGTTTTGAAGTGGATATCTTTAGTGCGTTGGCCATTCAGTAGAACCTATTGGCAATGCTTTTATTTCCAGCATTTGGCAATGTGGCAATCACACAGGGAAAGTGTAAACTAACTTTGACATATTAAAATGAACAAGATTCAGCATGAAGAAGGTTCATCTTGGTTTCATGTTGCATGTTTTTCTTTCATCCATATTATGAATTTGTACAAGTTCTTGTCACGTgcatgtttcaaaatttaatcaAATGTCATGCGCTAAAAGTATTTAAAACTACATAACAATCTACTACAATATCTGGTTTGGCCTTGAAATACAATGTGGGAAAAAGATGCTTTATAGGCTCTCAAAAGGATGACATATTCTCTTATTAATTTTATTCTTGGACATTTTCTTGTTTAGATTGATAACTGTTGTTAATTAACAAGAATAAGATTGTCAAAACTTTCAGTTCTACACATCAAGTGACATGCTAAATTGGATGAAGAATTCACTCTTGATTTACCTAATGTGACAACCATTGGCGTATAACTTAAGAGtaattaatgaaaaataaatctGTTTAAGCTTTGTAGTTGTATTGGCAGATATGACGGTGTCAAGCACATTTTGTCAGCTTAACTAGACAAAACCGTTGTATCTTGAGCGTATAAATTTCATTCTATAAAACTAGACATGTAATTAGTGTGTGTATCCATTTGAAAATGGAAAGTCACAGCACAACATTGTAAGGTACATAGCCGTAGACTTATGGAAGTGTATGGTGTGAGAAGCCACCTAGTTTTCTTGGACTCCGCAAGTGTCTTAAGTATAAATATAGAAAGATATTGCTGTATGTTTGCCAGTGATGATTATACCTGGCAATTGAGCGAGTTTTGGGCAGATTGTATTGGGTTTTCATTTAAATGGGTTACATCCAACCTGTCTAACTTTAAATTGGGTTAATTTTGGATTGAGTCATATTGAGTTATTTCAAACCCATGACCCAAATATGacccaatatattaattaatagattttgataCGTAAATTCTCTCAAATACATttttacatacaaaaaaaaaaatttcacacatataaacacattttcacataaATAGACATATTTTCACACACTAAAACACTCACAAATACAAATACACACCCACTTCTTAAGCTATTTTGGAATACGTTATTTTTACACATACAAATACACTAAAATACACACTATTACTTGGATGAACTCATTATTTTTTATACAAGTAAGGATTTTCAAACTGGGTATAGCTTTGGTCCAAACTAAGAGACCGAAGCAATAATTTTTGGTCCAAGTTGGATACAACAACAATTTGCAGGGATTTTTAGTTGATCATATCTAGCTTCAATATAGTTTAGGATGCACATTAGGATATCACCATAATGATTAGAGCAGTACGCCTGAAagaatgtaaaaaaaaaaaaaaaaaaaaaaatccaatttcTAGTATGATATAATATGATGTCTGCAATTATTACTTCGCAACAATTCACAAATTGCAAATACTACTATgctaatatgtatatattatagaAGAGCTCAAGCCACGGAATAGGAAGCAACTATAGATAAGACTTGGACAAGCCTGCCAAATAAAACTTTGGCCAGGGGATGTTTTGCTTGATCCAACATTTGGCTTCATTACATAGTCGCTagtcttttcttgtttcttgattttaatttgtttatttgtttttttaccTTAAGTTGGGTAATGGGTGTCTAACACAAATACTCAAACCGTCCAAAATATATGTGGATTTTTATTACCTaacccaaaattgacccaataCCTAACTTACCCAACCCAACCTCTCAAATTAGTGGGTGGGTCGGGTGGGTTGTTAGGTTTTGATCAAAATTGCCAGGTCTAGTGATGATCAATTGCACATTCAAATCTCTTTGCCGTAGTATAATGCCATTCACTGTTACATCCAAGATGAATCTATAGCAGGAAAAAGTCACAAGTATCTCATATTCCCATACTGATAACAAGATATGCCTAGAAATTTATTCGAACACGGTAAGGTGCATTTGAGAAACGCCCAAGTACAACCACTAGCAAGAAATTGATGGAAAAGGAATAAGTATTGAGAGGTGGTATATGATGTGAAGAGCTTAAAGATGAATTAGTTTGCTCAAATCAACTAGTGCAGATTTCACCTTAAAATGGTCTGAGAAAATGAAATAAGGTTATAAATGTCGCTTTTACTTCATTAAAATGAAAAAGCAAAATAGAATAAGTTTGCTTCTCTTTTAAATGTTTAGCTCACCTAGCTTTTACTCAGAGGGaacaaaaaccaaaaagaaCTAGCCAGATGGGAAAGACTCTCAGTTAGTGCCAATAAAGATGTATCTTACTGCGAGATGTAAAGTTAATCTACTACTCGTGCCTGACTGCCTGGCACGTAAGATAATAAGCAAGCCACTAAACAGTACTCAAATTTTAATATGCGAACATTGTTAGTATTTCTTTGTTCCGTAGATGCCACACAAAAGTGTTGATGGACTATTACACTCCTTTTTTGACTAACATGTCATTTTAATCTAGTTAATTAAGTTATTCTTTGTGAACTACAAGAACAATAGTACGCTCGTCATAAAGTTACAAGAAATTAGTACTTTTCAAAGCTGAAAAAGTTCATAATTATCGATGTAAAAATTCTGAATTAGACTGTTCAGTTTCTTAGTAACTAAAAATTTCATGACACATATAATCTGATTAGCCTTGTAAGGTTTACTGTGTATTAGagctggcaatttgtcccaagtcccaatgggctacccatacccaaaggaactttgggcgggatgggtattataatttggtattgggtttaagttgggacacatcccaactatacccattaatgaatgggaaaggatgggaaatacttgggtacccattgggctcaaatggcaagggctccgtttggattagctgtttttggtaggtgtttttgaaatattttattgtagcagtgtatatgaaaaatttttactataaaatttttttgaaatatttgatatattaatatggatgggatgtttcttgagttattgtatattactgtaacattgtatttgaaaaacttattttttgaaaaaaaagtcaatccaaacggaatcttagattcaaaaattatctttaacaatttttatagtcataccagcgaatataatctagtagtcttcctagtcattatccacaagaatttccagcatttcagttagtttagacctgtcatccttggacaatgataaggataaatattcaacatcctaaggaccttggccatcttgatatatgttggaatatggctgtatatctatcttttcctttatttgttaatccaatttttggtgggaatcttgagtataaagcacttgcatgtttatttaataaaactaaaagaaatttaataaatcaaaaatattaaaattatataaaaataaaaaatgaattaaaggaaaaaaaatatgtagaaaatggatttgggtattgggcgggatcaatctaaacccatcctaaaatgatcccgcccaagttagtcccaaaacacatatgggtaaggttgggcccaaacccatatgactcggttccatctcaaacccaagcaaatcccgcccatcccgcccattttgccacctctactgTGTATACAAGGAAAAAGAAGACAACAATAATGAATCAGGATATATCACATTAGACCTTAGACCTTGCCTTTTTTctgctaattttttttaaactagtTTTATCGAAGTGCTGATATGATATGCTAAACGAAAATTTGTGCCTTTTTCATCCAAAACTTTAACATGATAATGTGTCGGCAACAATTTGTGCAATTTGATTTGATCTGATAAAGAATGGAAGAGGAAGAGAATTTCCTCCAACTTTGGGGTTTGTGCCTTAATAATAGTGGAAATGGCACACCTATGTGTGTATGGAAATCtagaaggaaaattttttaaaagaaaaattattaaattttttaggaGTTGTTggaagttttatttttttgtagaaaTATGGATAGAAGAATtgtgtttatattttttcttttttttagacAAAAAGTTGTTGATAGCTATTGCTTTATTGAAAGTTATGTTAGGCAAGAAAAATAGAGGTGTGTATATTTGTTGTTTATTTTAGGGAGATGACCGTACTATTTTTACCCTTTATTTGTTAGGCAAGAAAAATAGAGGTGTGTATatttgtgtgtttattttagGAAGATGACCATACTATTTTTACCCTTTATTTAAAGGGTAAAAtagaaattataaaaaatttcacaaaaaatttaGACTAATCCCTCCTCTTTCcctttatatatagtatataAATATAGATATTCGATGCTTGTGCGTGTATTAGCACTATGCATAACTACTGTACGCTAACATACGCAAGGGATTTCTTAATTACATATATTGCATGTTGTACCACAAAAGTATCATACTGCATGTCCAAAAATAATAACCATGCAATATATAGTTAGTCACTTACTGAAAACTAGTAGGAAATGAAGGCAATAGAACAGTACTTTATTCCTCCTAGTAGAAAATAGCAGCCTCTCAAAAGTTCAGTAAGTAGAAAGGATAGCtgaaattattttatattactAAAATATGTATTGAAAaaagcctttttttttgggcccgggggggggggggggggggggcgtgGGAGGGCTGGGTGGGGTTGGGGAATGTAACCAGCTAATTTGTATACACTAATTTTCTTTAAACATTTTCTTCTCCAGGTAGACAAAGTATCTGGAGGCTTAAAAATAGTACCTAATTCTGAAGTGGACATGAAGAAGCTCCTTTTACCCGTTTTCTCACTGTTTCTGTTCCAACCCAGATCAACTTTCGAGCTTGATatagaaaaatcatgcaatctACTAACTTTTCTGAATCGTAGGGCCCACATTTTGAACAGAAAACAAACAGTAGAGAACGGGAAAAATGGGGTTGCGGATATACCGGAGAGAAGttttaaaaaagataaaaataaaaaccacAGTTCCTGCATGAATTTTGACAAAACATGCCTTTTAAGGAAAAAAGCATCAGATATGGGAAGgggtaaaaaaaagaaagatctTGAGGAACTTAGTGGATGTATAGTAATACAAGTTTGACTAATGCTCAAGACCAAACAGAAACTAGCCACTTCATTGTATCTTTCTACAGAGGTCATCATGAAatctaaaatcaagaaaagaccAATAAAAGCGAGTGCGGAAGATGCGGTTGATTGGATCTAATGAGCACATGATGCTAATGCAAATTTATCAGTTAAGTTAGGGTTGTATGAAAATCTTTAGCGGCAAAGAATCTTCCAAACAGATCATGATCCATGAAAACCAATCACTACGTACATCCCAATAACAGAGACAAGAGAGGATTATCATACATACCATGAATCAGTAGCATACTCAAAGAGCTTCCCTTTGGTAGAGAACACAATCAAAGCAACCTCAGCATCGCAAAGCACGGAGATCTCATGAGCTTTCTTGAGCAGCCCAGATCGCCTTTTGGAGAAAGTCACTTGTCTGTTAATCTTGTTCTCGATTCTCTTCAGCTGTACCCGTCCTCTCCccattcttcttctttctctcgTGCTGTTAAATCAAAAGATGAAAATCcaaattaaaccgattaatatTCTCGCTATATACCAATAATCATGTCTCTAAACTTTTCgtgcaaaatgaaaaaagaCAAGTTTGTGAGTTGTGAAGCAAATGAATGATGGACAAGTATGTGTTtcaagaatatatatatatatagattcgACTGAGAAAAAGGGGAGAGAGCAAATGCGGTAAGAAGCAGCTGAATTGAAATGTTTACCAAATATGTGACCATATGCTGTTTTGGTCTCGAGTGCGTGTTTGTCTTGGGAAGTGCTGAAACTTTGAAACAGaagccaaaaataaaaaaaaaaaagaattggtAAAATAGATATACTGGCACTGTTTCAGATGTGTGGTATTGAAAAACCAGAGTGGTTTCGTCAAAAGCGTTGTCGAATTGTGATTGGTGGGTAGCGCCTGTAAGGGTCGTTACTGGCTGCCTGGACTTGGGTGGACCACAAGTTTGTTGGACTACTCGTACACGTGCGCATTGGGGATAGTACGGAAGGGGTTTATTTTCTCTGCAATCTGTCTCACTATTTTGGACTGGTGACGCGTGACGGCGCCCCCATCTCAGGCCCCAATCAGTctatttcagtttttattttttatttttggttaaattggaCGCTTTGCAATGAAGTTTCAAGTAATTTCTTGAAATAATAAATGCTTTCCTAAAATGTTCAGACCTTTAGGATTAGTTTGACAAGGATTTCCATTTGGTTGTTTAGTTTATTATATTTATAGTCTGGTCCGGGCCCTTTTATTCAAGTTATACATTAAAAATTATTCTTTGTCTAATCCGAAATACGCTTAAGGTATCCAACCAAGATTAGTAAGTTgggaagatttttttttggtgccAGAAAAAAGACATTCAAATATGACTATGAATCGGTagaaagttcaagaaaaatattttctagAACTAATAGAATAAGGCAATCTATTGAAATACAGAGATGTCTACNNNNNNNNNNNNNNNNNNNNNNNNNNNNNNNNNNNNNNNNNNNNNNNNNNNNNNNNNNNNNNNNNNNNNNNNNNNNNNNNNNNNNNNNNNNNNNNNNNNNNNNNNNNNNNNNNNNNNNNNNNNNNNNNNNNNNNNNNNNNNNNNNNNNNNNNNNNNNNNNNNNNNNNNNNNNNNNNNNNNNNNNNNNNNNNNNNNNNNNNNNNNNNNNNNNNNNNNNNNNNNNNNNNNNNNNNNNNNNNNNNNNNNNNNNNNNNNNNNNNNNNNNNNNNNNNNNNNNNNNNNNNNNNNNNNNNNNNNNNNNNNNNNNNNNNNNNNNNNNNNNNNNNNNNNNNNNNNNNNNNNNNNNNNNNNNNNNNNNNNNNNNNNNNNNNNNNNNNNNNNNNNNNNNNNNNNNNNNNNNNNNNNNNNNNNNNNNNNNNNNNNNNNNNNNNNNNNNNNNNNNNNNNNNNNNNNNNNNNNNNNNNNNNNNNNNNNNNNNNNNNNNNNNNNNNNNNNNNNNNNNNNNNNNNNNNNNNNNNNNNNNNNNNNNNNNNNNNNNNNNNNNNNNNNNNNNNNNNNNNNNNNNNNNNNNNNNNNNNNNNNNNNNNNNNNNNNNNNNNNNNNNNNNNNNNNNNNNNNNNNNNNNNNNNNNNNNNNNNNNNNNNNNNNNNNNNNNNNNNNNNNNNNNNNNNNNNNNNNNNNNNNNNNNNNNNNNNNNNNNNNNNNNNNNNNNNNNNNNNNNNNNNNNNNNNNNNNNNNNNNNNNNNNNNNNNNNNNNNNNNNNNNNNNNNNNNNNNNNNNNNNNNNNNNNNNNNNNNNNNNNNNNNNNNNNNNNNNNNNNNNNNNNNNNNNNNNNNNNNNNNNNNNNNNNNNNNNNNNNNNNNNNNNNNNNNNNNNNNNNNNNNNNNNNNNNNNNNNNNNNNNNNNNNNNNNNNNNNNNNNNNNNNNNNNNNNNNNNNNNNNNNNNNNNNNNNNNNNNNNNNNNNNNNNNNNNNNNNNNNNNNNNNNNNNNNNNNNNNNNNNNNNNNNNNNNNNNNNNNNNNNNNNNNNNNNNNNNNNNNNNNNNNNNNNNNNNNNNNNNNNNNNNNNNNNNNNNNNNNNNNNNNNNNNNNNNNNNNNNNNNNNNNNNNNNNNNNNNNNNNNNNNNNNNNNNNNNNNNNNNNNNNNNNNNNNNNNNNNNNNNNNNNNNNNNNNNNNNNNNNNNNNNNNNNNNNNNNNNNNNNNNNNNNNNNNNNNNNNNNNNNNNNNNNNNNNNNNNNNNNNNNNNNNNNNNNNNNNNNNNNNNNNNNNNNNNNNNNNNNNNNNNNNNNNNNNNNNNNNNNNNNNNNNNNNNNNNNNNNNNNNNNNNNNNNNNNNNNNNNNNNNNNNNNNNNNNNNNNNNNNNNNNNNNNNNNNNNNNNNNNNNNNNNNNNNNNNNNNNNNNNNNNNNNNNNNNNNNNNNNNNNNNNNNNNNNNNNNNNNNNNNNNNNNNNNNNNNNNNNNNNNNNNNNNNNNNNNNNNNNNNNNNNNNNNNNNNNNNNNNNNNNNNNNNNNNNNNNNNNNNNNNNNNNNNNNNNNNNNNNNNNNNNNNNNNNNNNNNNNNNNNNNNNNNNNNNNNNNNNNNNNNNNNNNNNNNNNNNNNNNNNNNNNNNNNNNNNNNNNNNNNNNNNNNNNNNNNNNNNNNNNNNNNNNNNNNNNNNNNNNNNNNNNNNNNNNNNNNNNNNNNNNNNNNNNNNNNNNNNNNNNNNNNNNNNNNNNNNNNNNNNNNNNNNNNNNNNNNNNNNNNNNNNNNNNNNNNNNNNNNNNNNNNNNNNNNNNNNNNNNNNNNNNNNNNNNNNNNNNNNNNNNNNNNNNNNNNNNNNNNNNNNNNNNNNNNNNNNNNNNNNNNNNNNNNNNNNNNNNNNNNNNNNNNNNNNNNNNNNNNNNNNNNNNNNNNNNNNNNNNNNNNNNNNNNNNNNNNNNNNNNNNNNNNNNNNNNNNNNNNNNNNNNNNNNNNNNNNNNNNNNNNNNNNNNNNNNNNNNNNNNNNNNNNNNNNNNNNNNNNNNNNNNNNNNNNNNNNNNNNNNNNNNNNNNNNNNNNNNNNNNNNNNNNNNNNNNNNNNNNNNNNNNNNNNNNNNNNNNNNNNNNNNNNNNNNNNNNNNNNNNNNNNNNNNNNNNNNNNNNNNNNNNNNNNNNNNNNNNNNNNNNNNNNNNNNNNNNNNNNNNNNNNNNNNNNNNNNNNNNNNNNNNNNNNNNNNNNNNNNNNNNNNNNNNNNNNNNNNNNNNNNNNNNNNNNNNNNNNNNNNNNNNNNNNNNNNNNNNNNNNNNNNNNNNNNNNNNNNNNNNNNNNNNNNNNNNNNNNNNNNNNNNNNNNNNNNNNNNNNNNNNNNNNNNNNNNNNNNNNNNNNNNNNNNNNNNNNNNNNNNNNNNNNNNNNNNNNNNNNNNNNNNNNNNNNNNNNNNNNNNNNNNNNNNNNNNNNNNNNNNNNNNNNNNNNNNNNNNNNNNNNNNNNNNNNNNNNNNNNNNNNNNNNNNNNNNNNNNNNNNNNNNNNNNNNNNNNNNNNNNNNNNNNNNNNNNNNNNNNNNNNNNNNNNNNNNNNNNNNNNNNNNNNNNNNNNNNNNNNNNNNNNNNNNNNNNNNNNNNNNNNNNNNNNNNNNNNNNNNNNNNNNNNNNNNNNNNNNNNNNNNNNNNNNNNNNNNNNNNNNNNNNNNNNNNNNNNNNNNNNNNNNNNNNNNNNNNNNNNNNNNNNNNNNNNNNNNNNNNNNNNNNNNNNNNNNNNNNNNNNNNNNNNNNNNNNNNNNNNNNNNNNNNNNNNNNNNNNNNNNNNNNNNNNNNNNNNNNNNNNNNNNNNNNNNNNNNNNNNNNNNNNNNNNNNNNNNNNNNNNNNNNNNNNNNNNNNNNNNNNNNNNN encodes the following:
- the LOC113767414 gene encoding truncated transcription factor CAULIFLOWER A-like; protein product: MGRGRVQLKRIENKINRQVTFSKRRSGLLKKAHEISVLCDAEVALIVFSTKGKLFEYATDSCMERILERYERYSYAERQLGGAEIESQGCWSLEHAKLKARIEVLQRNQRHYMGEDLDNLSLRELQNLEHQLDTALKHIRSRKNQLMFESIAELQKKDKALQEQNNVLAKKVKEKEKEQAQQPQWEQQNRHDLNSSSLVRSQPINSLSISETYHRGGDNEAEGTQSSQTNAVMHPWMLRQMN